In Desulforhopalus sp., a single genomic region encodes these proteins:
- the hrpA gene encoding ATP-dependent RNA helicase HrpA: protein MNILYPDSLPITAHRDVIIAALQQNQVIVVAGETGSGKTTQLAKMGLEAFPDSRLLIGCTQPRRIAASTVAARVAEELGPLSDLVGYKIRFQDCTTKTTRIKFMTDGVLLAETRQDRRLSRYGILIIDEAHERSLNIDFLLGYIKQLLPRRPDLKVIITSATIDTQAFAKHFGDAPVIAVAGRSYPVTIRYCPPEEDVSGDKDEELDHCLKVVAELYANEPRGDILVFLPTERDIREGCQLLEKKIPGAIILPLYGRLPAGDQRRIFQRFSKVKIVLATNVAETSITVPGIRYVVDSGLARISQYNVRAKTTSLPITRISRAACDQRKGRCGRIGPGICIRLYSEDDYLDRPEYTLPELLRSNLAEVILQMISLELGRPENFPFLDPPHKSAIKEGYQLLSELGAINDRMRLTEKGRIMADLPIDPCISRIIIEARENNCLREIKIIAAVLAIQDPRIRPTDHEKEADEVHKVFLHPQSDFMTLLNIWNSFHDVQDKVKSWSRLKKYCKGYYLSYQRMREWIDLHDQLERILVQREDFANNAANASYEQIHRALLAGFLRNLARKKLGQQYQGAHNRELMIFPGSHQFMKGGQWLVAASFLETSRLYALTVATIEPEWIEAIAGHLCKYSWSNPHWEKKTGQVIAEETVSLFGLIISSGKKVNFGKRNSKNIAEARDIFIQAALVQGEILGSYSFLQHNHELIRKWQDAEEKLRVRSIVADDLAFHRFYGERIPLDVYDKNTLNRFLRGKKDQHALMMGEDDVLIRKPDDMELVDYPPTLAIGTMRIRLEYHFEPGSEHDGVTFRLPIDSAFSVSPAIFDWLVPGLLQEKLTFLLKSLPKAIRKKLVPIIDTVTWLLDDMSQGQRSLYAALEASLLKRFKVLVLRTDWTEELPLHLQPRFLLFDDEGREICAGRNLKDLLSSGSGVPRSQQEPTLQKDGEDLVGKWQKTEHTGWTFHGLPPAIPAFTTKGEVAGFLYPVLVPHLDRGCVSISFEKNQMVAEKLNRSGTLFLFRLQFTDQFKALKKMCTTAFSGPSAVYLFDLNVPRKEVVDTLLDFLLYRIFGPLPPALLSEEEFTAKVADIKQRGLYATGKKLFDELLALLRKRRLVSDALRKIFDPNTKNRLNLPAKEAELYAHLEDIFPQDFLQQGSSGSFIDLDRQLQCLLIRAERMYANPAKDSSKAAPLGKHLRNLAGIKAKKDELSREALESLGNYEAMIGEYRIALFAPEIKTRQSISEKKLDEQWRATLALC, encoded by the coding sequence ATGAACATTCTTTACCCCGACAGCCTGCCGATAACCGCCCACCGGGACGTCATCATCGCCGCCCTGCAGCAAAACCAAGTTATTGTTGTCGCGGGAGAAACCGGATCGGGTAAGACTACCCAACTCGCTAAAATGGGCCTTGAGGCCTTTCCCGACAGCCGGCTCCTGATCGGTTGCACCCAGCCGCGACGCATCGCCGCCTCCACCGTTGCCGCACGAGTCGCCGAAGAACTCGGGCCACTCTCCGACCTGGTTGGCTATAAGATCCGTTTTCAGGATTGTACGACTAAAACAACCAGAATCAAATTTATGACCGACGGCGTGCTCCTCGCCGAAACCCGCCAAGACCGGCGTTTATCCCGCTACGGAATACTAATTATTGACGAGGCCCATGAACGAAGCCTGAATATCGATTTTCTCCTCGGCTACATCAAGCAACTCCTGCCCCGCCGCCCTGACCTGAAAGTCATTATCACCTCGGCAACCATCGATACCCAGGCCTTTGCCAAGCATTTTGGCGATGCGCCGGTCATCGCCGTCGCCGGCCGATCCTATCCAGTGACCATCCGCTATTGCCCACCAGAGGAGGATGTCTCGGGCGACAAGGACGAGGAGCTTGATCATTGTCTGAAAGTTGTAGCGGAACTGTACGCCAACGAGCCGAGGGGCGACATTTTGGTGTTCCTGCCGACCGAGAGGGACATCCGCGAGGGCTGTCAGCTGCTGGAAAAGAAAATTCCCGGCGCGATTATTTTACCCCTATACGGAAGGCTCCCGGCCGGGGATCAGAGGCGAATCTTTCAACGCTTTAGTAAGGTAAAGATTGTCCTCGCCACCAATGTCGCCGAGACCTCCATTACCGTGCCCGGCATCCGCTATGTCGTTGACAGTGGTCTAGCCCGCATATCGCAATATAACGTGCGCGCCAAGACCACCAGTTTGCCGATCACCAGAATTTCCCGGGCGGCGTGCGACCAACGCAAAGGCCGGTGTGGGCGCATTGGCCCGGGTATCTGCATCCGTCTCTACTCGGAAGATGATTATCTTGACCGCCCGGAATACACCCTGCCGGAACTGCTCCGCTCAAATCTTGCCGAGGTCATTCTGCAGATGATCTCGCTGGAGCTTGGTCGTCCCGAAAACTTCCCCTTCCTTGATCCTCCGCATAAAAGCGCCATTAAGGAAGGCTACCAGCTGCTCAGTGAACTTGGGGCGATAAACGACAGGATGCGCCTCACCGAAAAGGGCCGGATCATGGCCGATCTGCCTATTGATCCCTGCATCTCACGGATCATCATCGAGGCGCGGGAGAACAATTGTCTGAGGGAAATAAAGATCATCGCGGCGGTTCTGGCCATTCAGGACCCGCGCATCCGGCCGACCGATCATGAAAAAGAGGCCGATGAGGTGCATAAAGTCTTTCTCCATCCCCAGTCCGACTTTATGACCCTTTTGAACATTTGGAATTCCTTTCACGATGTCCAAGACAAGGTGAAATCCTGGTCACGCCTGAAAAAATACTGCAAGGGCTATTATCTTTCCTACCAGCGAATGCGCGAATGGATTGATCTGCATGACCAGCTTGAGCGTATTCTTGTGCAAAGAGAGGACTTTGCCAATAACGCCGCCAACGCCTCCTACGAGCAGATCCACCGGGCACTCCTCGCCGGATTTTTACGCAACCTTGCTCGAAAAAAGCTCGGCCAGCAATATCAGGGCGCCCATAACCGGGAGCTGATGATCTTCCCCGGTTCGCACCAGTTTATGAAGGGTGGGCAATGGCTCGTCGCCGCCTCGTTTCTCGAAACCTCGCGACTTTACGCCCTGACCGTCGCAACCATCGAACCTGAGTGGATTGAGGCAATTGCAGGTCATCTCTGCAAATATTCCTGGTCCAACCCGCATTGGGAGAAAAAGACCGGACAGGTTATCGCCGAGGAAACCGTTTCCCTGTTTGGCCTGATCATCAGCTCCGGCAAAAAGGTCAATTTCGGCAAGAGAAACAGCAAGAATATTGCCGAGGCCAGGGATATCTTTATCCAGGCGGCGCTGGTTCAAGGCGAGATCCTCGGGTCGTATTCTTTTCTGCAGCATAATCATGAACTTATACGCAAGTGGCAAGATGCGGAGGAGAAATTGCGGGTGCGCAGCATAGTCGCCGATGACCTGGCTTTTCATAGGTTCTATGGGGAAAGAATCCCTCTCGACGTCTATGATAAAAATACCTTGAATCGTTTTCTGAGGGGGAAAAAAGATCAGCACGCCCTGATGATGGGCGAAGACGACGTCCTCATACGTAAACCAGACGACATGGAGCTTGTCGATTATCCACCGACCCTTGCCATCGGCACCATGCGTATTCGCCTGGAATATCATTTTGAGCCCGGCTCCGAACACGACGGGGTGACCTTCCGCCTGCCCATCGATTCTGCCTTTTCTGTCTCCCCCGCCATTTTTGACTGGCTGGTGCCCGGACTGTTGCAGGAAAAGCTGACCTTCCTTCTCAAGTCCCTGCCCAAGGCCATTCGCAAAAAGCTGGTGCCGATCATTGACACCGTAACCTGGCTGCTCGATGATATGTCACAGGGCCAGCGCTCTTTGTATGCCGCCCTTGAGGCATCTCTTCTGAAACGTTTCAAGGTATTGGTGCTACGCACCGATTGGACTGAGGAATTGCCCCTGCACCTGCAACCGCGTTTTTTGCTCTTTGACGATGAGGGCCGAGAGATTTGCGCCGGCCGGAATCTCAAGGATCTGCTCAGCAGCGGGTCGGGGGTGCCGCGCTCTCAGCAGGAACCGACCCTGCAAAAGGATGGCGAAGATTTGGTCGGTAAGTGGCAGAAAACGGAGCATACCGGCTGGACCTTTCATGGGCTACCGCCTGCCATCCCTGCCTTTACTACCAAAGGGGAAGTTGCCGGTTTTCTGTACCCGGTGCTCGTCCCCCATCTCGATCGTGGCTGTGTTTCCATCTCCTTTGAAAAAAATCAGATGGTGGCGGAAAAGTTGAACAGAAGTGGCACCTTGTTTCTTTTTCGTCTGCAATTCACCGACCAGTTCAAGGCCTTGAAAAAGATGTGTACGACCGCATTTTCCGGTCCATCGGCGGTATATCTGTTCGATCTCAACGTACCGCGCAAGGAGGTTGTCGACACCCTGCTCGACTTTCTCCTCTACAGAATCTTTGGGCCGCTGCCTCCGGCGCTACTTTCAGAAGAAGAGTTTACCGCCAAAGTGGCTGACATCAAGCAGCGAGGCCTGTACGCCACCGGCAAAAAGCTCTTCGACGAGCTTCTGGCCCTGCTGCGAAAGAGGCGTTTGGTATCCGATGCCCTTCGAAAAATATTTGATCCAAATACTAAAAATCGCCTCAATCTCCCGGCAAAAGAGGCGGAACTGTACGCGCATCTCGAAGATATCTTTCCTCAAGATTTTCTCCAGCAAGGGAGCAGCGGCTCATTTATCGACCTCGACCGACAACTGCAATGCCTGCTTATTCGCGCCGAGAGGATGTACGCCAATCCGGCAAAAGACAGCAGTAAGGCCGCTCCGCTCGGCAAACACCTTCGTAATCTGGCTGGGATCAAGGCAAAAAAAGATGAACTCTCACGGGAAGCCCTGGAGTCTCTTGGTAACTACGAGGCAATGATCGGCGAATACCGGATCGCCCTGTTTGCCCCGGAGATTAAGACCCGACAATCGATTTCCGAGAAGAAACTCGACGAACAGTGGCGAGCAACCCTGGCTTTATGCTGA
- the galU gene encoding UTP--glucose-1-phosphate uridylyltransferase GalU, whose amino-acid sequence MKVRKAVIPVAGLGTRFLPATKSIPKEMLTIVDRPTIQYIVEEVVASGIDQVIFVTSEGKSAIENHFDYNFHLDAVLKEKKKVVLGEELNNISNLIDIVSVRQKKPLGLGHAIWTARHVVGNEPFMVLLGDDLVLSKVPCAKQMLNLFEDVGESIVAIQHVPQKETFQYGIVEGEKDESREHTYKVSRMVEKPAPGTTDSDMAIIGRYILMPEIFEILDTTTPGHGGEIQLTDALLALTKRRAMYAYEFQGTRFDAGDKMGYLKAIIAYGLRHPALGKELLEHMKEIVAGQ is encoded by the coding sequence ATGAAAGTACGCAAAGCTGTTATTCCTGTAGCCGGCCTGGGCACCAGGTTTCTCCCTGCGACCAAATCGATTCCCAAGGAAATGCTTACCATAGTCGATCGTCCGACCATCCAGTATATCGTTGAGGAGGTCGTGGCTTCGGGAATCGATCAGGTGATATTCGTCACCAGCGAGGGAAAATCGGCAATTGAAAATCACTTCGATTACAACTTCCATCTCGATGCGGTTTTAAAGGAAAAAAAGAAGGTTGTATTGGGTGAGGAACTCAATAACATCTCCAACCTGATCGATATCGTTTCCGTTCGTCAGAAAAAACCACTTGGTTTGGGGCACGCCATCTGGACCGCCCGCCACGTCGTGGGGAATGAGCCTTTTATGGTGCTTCTTGGCGATGATCTGGTGCTCAGCAAGGTTCCCTGTGCCAAGCAAATGCTTAACTTGTTTGAAGATGTCGGCGAGTCTATCGTCGCCATTCAGCATGTGCCGCAGAAAGAAACCTTTCAATACGGTATTGTCGAGGGGGAGAAGGACGAGAGCCGCGAGCACACCTATAAGGTATCACGGATGGTCGAAAAACCGGCACCGGGGACCACCGATTCCGATATGGCGATCATTGGCAGATACATCCTTATGCCGGAGATATTCGAGATTCTCGATACCACCACTCCCGGCCATGGCGGCGAGATTCAGCTCACCGACGCCCTTCTTGCCCTGACCAAACGGCGAGCCATGTACGCCTACGAGTTTCAGGGCACACGTTTTGACGCCGGTGACAAAATGGGTTACCTCAAGGCGATCATCGCCTATGGTCTCAGGCATCCAGCCCTCGGCAAAGAGCTGCTGGAGCATATGAAGGAGATTGTGGCCGGCCAATGA
- the priA gene encoding primosomal protein N' — MTYLEVAVTAPLEHTLTYSLPARLENGESGSEKPGLIGRRVLVWLGNRRVTGYVVGLQSPAVQPAYQVKEILEFSDDSPLFHENLVPFYRWVANYYHYPLGLVMKTALPGGLTTRSQKKLVLATDGESLAAHFPEKLPEWLEEIKAHGELGLRESARVLADKESKKLVGKLLKSKALSLEIALSKDAVKEKSETCYAITREDLPLPLNSEVLPEAIKCYRQDISNELGIMVGLAEARALYTLQQLAQDYHDKAVSLKDLRSHCGAGASQAMAKLLEKGLVVASKKRVFRTPFGEQFRYYPRPERLSEEQNAVLSSILPAIKKAVFTPFLLHGITGCGKTEVYLQAAEASLAAGRDVLILVPEIALATQLEAHLLSRFGDQVVLLHSGLSAPERFDQFSLALTGKARVVIGARSAIFAPLKDPGLIVVDEEHDSSYKQDDSFRYHGRDLAVLRARHHNSVVILGSATPSITSYAHAQSGKYTLLTMTERVGSRSLPAVRLVDLNTKQAKDHKKIIQPDLLAKLHENLAGGRQSILLLNRRGFSAVVLCRDCGTPVQCSHCHVSLTLHKGKNQLVCHYCGFTMHGQTICMQCRSTDLVPAGFGTERVEEEVRELLPEARLTRLDSDTASDRKKFLATLADMHNGKIDILIGTQMIAKGHHFPNVTLVGVLWADGGMSMPDFRAAEKTFQLLTQVTGRAGRGDEPGEVIIQTMRPNHYAIVYARAHQYDKMFDHEMKLRKHPVFPPFVRLIVLRLQGRVEMDVQGLALRVARLCRKLVEKEKFRIEVLGPAPSPLDKIKDKYRWQVLLKGTDTEELHALCLAVKAERNTLQQRDCDLIIDVDPENMM, encoded by the coding sequence ATGACCTATCTGGAGGTCGCTGTAACCGCCCCTCTTGAACACACCTTAACCTACAGTTTGCCGGCGCGACTGGAGAACGGTGAATCTGGTTCTGAGAAACCAGGGCTCATCGGCCGAAGGGTTTTGGTGTGGCTTGGCAACCGGAGGGTGACCGGATATGTCGTCGGCCTCCAATCACCTGCGGTGCAACCTGCCTATCAGGTAAAGGAGATCCTTGAATTCTCAGACGATTCTCCGCTCTTCCACGAAAATCTCGTACCTTTTTACCGCTGGGTCGCCAACTACTACCACTATCCGCTTGGCTTGGTGATGAAAACCGCCTTGCCCGGCGGCCTTACCACTCGCAGCCAGAAAAAGCTCGTTTTGGCAACGGATGGCGAAAGCCTGGCCGCTCATTTTCCGGAAAAGCTCCCGGAATGGCTGGAAGAAATAAAAGCCCACGGCGAACTAGGACTACGGGAAAGCGCCCGGGTTCTAGCAGACAAAGAAAGCAAGAAACTGGTCGGTAAGTTGCTGAAAAGCAAAGCCCTCTCCCTGGAAATTGCCCTGTCCAAAGATGCGGTCAAGGAAAAATCCGAGACCTGTTATGCCATAACGCGCGAGGATTTACCCTTGCCTCTCAATTCTGAGGTACTTCCCGAGGCGATAAAGTGCTATCGGCAGGATATTAGCAATGAACTGGGAATAATGGTTGGTCTTGCCGAGGCTCGCGCTCTGTATACCCTTCAGCAACTCGCCCAAGACTATCACGACAAGGCCGTTTCCCTGAAGGACCTGCGAAGCCACTGCGGCGCCGGGGCTTCCCAGGCCATGGCGAAATTGCTCGAAAAGGGCCTGGTGGTTGCAAGCAAAAAGCGGGTTTTTCGTACCCCCTTCGGTGAACAGTTCCGCTACTATCCACGGCCGGAGAGGCTTTCAGAAGAACAAAATGCCGTACTGAGCAGTATTCTGCCGGCCATTAAAAAGGCTGTTTTCACCCCCTTTCTTCTCCACGGAATAACCGGATGCGGCAAGACCGAGGTCTACCTTCAGGCGGCCGAGGCAAGCCTTGCCGCAGGCAGGGATGTGCTGATTCTGGTTCCGGAGATTGCCCTGGCAACACAACTGGAGGCCCATCTGCTGTCGCGGTTTGGCGACCAGGTAGTCCTGCTGCATTCCGGTCTGTCGGCGCCCGAAAGGTTCGATCAGTTTTCTCTCGCCCTGACCGGTAAGGCCAGGGTAGTTATCGGGGCAAGGTCAGCAATTTTCGCCCCGCTCAAGGATCCGGGGCTGATTGTCGTCGATGAAGAGCACGACAGCAGCTACAAGCAGGATGACAGCTTTCGTTACCATGGACGAGACCTTGCCGTGCTGCGGGCGCGCCACCATAACAGCGTGGTGATTCTTGGGTCGGCGACGCCCTCAATTACCAGCTACGCCCATGCCCAGTCGGGCAAATATACCCTCCTGACCATGACTGAACGGGTGGGCAGCCGGTCGCTCCCGGCGGTAAGGCTCGTTGATCTCAATACAAAGCAGGCAAAGGATCATAAAAAGATCATTCAACCGGATCTCCTGGCGAAGCTGCACGAGAACCTCGCCGGTGGCCGACAAAGCATACTTCTTCTCAATCGGCGGGGTTTTTCCGCGGTAGTCCTCTGCCGGGATTGCGGCACGCCGGTGCAGTGCAGTCATTGCCATGTGTCACTGACCCTCCATAAGGGTAAAAACCAATTGGTCTGCCATTACTGCGGGTTCACCATGCACGGCCAAACAATCTGTATGCAGTGCCGTTCGACTGATCTTGTCCCTGCCGGATTTGGTACCGAAAGGGTGGAAGAGGAGGTCAGGGAACTTCTGCCGGAGGCAAGGCTCACCCGACTCGATTCGGATACTGCCTCGGACCGGAAGAAATTTCTGGCAACCCTTGCCGATATGCATAACGGCAAAATCGATATCCTCATCGGCACCCAGATGATCGCCAAAGGCCACCACTTTCCCAATGTTACCCTGGTCGGGGTGTTATGGGCTGACGGCGGGATGAGTATGCCGGATTTTCGGGCGGCGGAGAAAACCTTTCAGCTCCTCACCCAGGTAACCGGCCGGGCCGGCCGGGGCGATGAACCTGGGGAGGTGATCATCCAGACCATGCGGCCGAATCATTATGCCATCGTTTATGCCCGGGCCCACCAATACGACAAGATGTTTGACCATGAGATGAAACTTCGCAAACATCCGGTATTCCCGCCCTTTGTTCGCCTGATTGTTCTGAGGCTGCAGGGGCGGGTTGAGATGGATGTGCAGGGCCTTGCCTTGCGCGTCGCACGGCTCTGCCGGAAGCTTGTTGAGAAGGAAAAATTCCGCATTGAAGTCCTTGGCCCGGCCCCGTCGCCTCTGGACAAGATTAAGGATAAGTATCGGTGGCAGGTCCTTCTTAAAGGTACCGATACCGAGGAACTGCACGCGCTATGCCTTGCCGTGAAGGCCGAAAGAAATACTCTGCAGCAGCGCGACTGCGATCTGATTATCGATGTCGATCCGGAAAATATGATGTGA
- a CDS encoding GGDEF domain-containing protein produces MTQEELLNQILHSTELPTLPTVASKLISLTAKEDATLADIGDLVSRDISLSAKILKVSNSAFYSFPQQIGSIQQAVSILGMNAVRSLVLSFSFLSIKAGKTPNRFDFEKFWEKSLASAVAARLILEQVKGVDAEEGFVTGLLQNLGELILARTFPQDYEKVIEGISSEQQESFVAEQSVFGVDHTLIGTTVAKSWGFPESLIAPIEFHHDPEKYTGSNATIRTTIRAVYLSDHLTNILFSSKPEAYHKKFQKEAAKLLGLNTEAIDSILEQLHIRVKEAGTYFNLKVQSSKSVQEILQEANIRLSLINLDYEQMNKQLIQAKINLENLTKALEEKNKILDNLANVDGLTGIFNHRFFQNALDQEISRAIRNSTSLSLLFIDIDYFKKFNDTYGHQVGDFVLAQFAKTIRENIRQYDILARYGGEEFVVILPETTSPEALVVAEKLRAVIQSTVFRDVREEYRVTASFGQSCGKPAVEDDFSKDALISQADQALYEAKEKGRNKVVGYTPKKKWFAF; encoded by the coding sequence ATGACCCAAGAAGAACTGCTCAACCAAATTCTCCACTCCACCGAGCTTCCGACCTTACCAACAGTCGCTTCGAAGCTCATTTCACTGACCGCCAAGGAAGATGCCACCCTCGCTGACATAGGTGACCTTGTTTCCCGCGACATTTCTTTATCGGCAAAGATATTAAAGGTCTCTAATTCGGCATTCTACAGTTTTCCCCAGCAGATTGGTTCCATTCAACAGGCTGTGAGTATCCTGGGGATGAATGCGGTGCGCAGCCTTGTCCTGTCGTTTTCATTTCTAAGCATAAAGGCCGGAAAAACGCCCAATCGCTTTGATTTCGAGAAATTTTGGGAAAAATCTCTGGCCTCGGCGGTTGCGGCGAGACTGATTCTTGAGCAGGTGAAGGGCGTTGACGCCGAGGAAGGATTCGTAACCGGATTATTGCAAAATCTCGGGGAATTGATCCTTGCCAGAACCTTTCCACAGGATTATGAAAAGGTCATTGAAGGAATCAGTTCTGAGCAGCAAGAATCCTTTGTCGCTGAGCAATCGGTATTTGGTGTTGATCACACCCTTATCGGGACGACGGTTGCCAAAAGCTGGGGTTTTCCTGAATCGTTGATTGCCCCCATTGAATTTCACCATGATCCGGAGAAGTACACCGGCAGCAACGCTACTATCCGGACGACGATCAGGGCGGTCTATCTCTCCGACCACCTTACCAATATTCTCTTTTCCAGTAAGCCCGAGGCGTATCACAAAAAATTCCAGAAAGAGGCCGCAAAACTCCTCGGACTGAACACCGAGGCAATCGACTCGATCCTCGAACAGCTGCACATCCGTGTAAAGGAGGCCGGCACCTACTTCAACTTGAAGGTGCAGAGCAGCAAATCCGTCCAGGAGATCCTTCAGGAAGCCAATATCCGCCTCAGCCTCATTAATTTAGATTATGAGCAAATGAACAAACAGTTGATCCAGGCCAAGATTAATCTGGAAAACCTCACCAAGGCCCTTGAAGAAAAGAATAAAATTCTCGACAACCTTGCCAACGTCGATGGCCTCACCGGTATTTTTAATCACCGGTTTTTTCAAAATGCCCTCGACCAGGAAATCAGCCGGGCTATTCGCAACAGCACCTCCCTTTCTCTTCTCTTCATTGATATTGATTACTTTAAGAAATTCAATGATACCTACGGTCACCAGGTGGGTGACTTCGTCCTTGCCCAATTCGCCAAGACTATTCGTGAAAATATTCGGCAATACGATATTCTTGCCCGCTATGGCGGCGAGGAGTTTGTGGTCATCCTCCCGGAAACCACCTCACCTGAGGCACTTGTGGTGGCTGAAAAGTTACGTGCGGTCATTCAATCGACGGTTTTTAGAGATGTTCGCGAGGAATATCGCGTAACTGCAAGTTTTGGCCAATCCTGTGGCAAACCGGCTGTTGAGGATGATTTCAGCAAGGACGCACTCATCAGCCAGGCCGACCAGGCACTGTATGAGGCGAAGGAAAAGGGTCGCAACAAAGTCGTTGGCTACACCCCGAAGAAGAAATGGTTCGCATTTTAG
- a CDS encoding PqqD family protein, giving the protein MKDSQIPVLNEGFKLEKFDNEVLLYSVSDTRAVYLNDTAYLVYGICSSGRNIGEIIALLEDAYPEDKAAIRGDVILALKQLVKNGAVVLND; this is encoded by the coding sequence ATGAAAGATAGTCAGATACCCGTTTTAAATGAAGGCTTTAAACTGGAGAAATTTGACAATGAGGTTCTTCTCTACTCGGTGAGTGATACCAGGGCTGTGTACCTCAACGACACCGCTTACCTGGTGTACGGCATATGCTCGTCAGGGCGGAATATTGGGGAAATCATTGCTTTGCTGGAGGATGCTTATCCCGAGGACAAAGCCGCCATCAGGGGCGATGTGATCCTTGCCCTCAAGCAGCTTGTCAAAAACGGAGCTGTTGTCCTCAATGATTAG
- a CDS encoding response regulator: protein MIIKTLVVDNNPVLLKAVSTILSQEGCLVKTAGTGLEALEILQEYEPDIVFTDLIMPLVSGEQLCRILRHTKKHEGIFIVVLSAIFLEDQERIINDINCDLCIAKGNLKEIRHHIREALQAFEEKKVSLSRQQGKNARIPTGLKPSEVTSELLSEKRHLAMILANLDEGILELSSKGKIVAANRAALNILDRQEEQLVGLSIAGAIDWGHLQAHIQQWSEQQLIGRGMGGFEILEESPLLLDDRVIVGSLIPVIEADSVFGLCILRDITRQYQAERHNKELDAAIKLVKKMDAMSCMAGGVAHDFNNLLTVICGNLDIISHYGERQNEIERKKLIDQARKAALVAVDLTRQISCFSNLGIVSRQYIGIRQLILAGVLNFLEDETLDYSLRMEGEDCLVSVDPDEIGQAIANVLKNAREASEDGKVEIVISRSTFTAPKLMSGQYVSAGTYARVEFRDCGKGIDREQLLKVFDPYYSTKERGALKGMGLGLTVVYATLRNHGGHVVVHSEPGVGTTVSFYLPVFQNRGEQGGSSNRRVGERHILLIEPDEQMHEVGRIMLEHLGYTVAKASNRADALRELQRYAGDPKLPRPLVILDLSDANGESAIETCRLLREIDSDLQVIAMSGTILEPVMIDCRKYGFVNTLAKPYTMDSLKHVTGMIFNI from the coding sequence ATGATCATTAAAACTCTCGTCGTCGATAACAATCCGGTACTCCTCAAGGCCGTATCGACCATCCTCAGTCAGGAAGGATGCCTTGTCAAGACAGCTGGAACTGGACTTGAGGCTCTTGAAATCCTACAAGAATATGAGCCGGACATAGTTTTCACCGACTTGATTATGCCGCTGGTGAGCGGTGAGCAGTTGTGCCGGATTTTGCGGCATACAAAGAAACATGAGGGCATCTTTATTGTCGTGCTCTCTGCCATTTTTCTTGAGGATCAAGAACGAATCATCAACGATATCAACTGTGATCTCTGTATTGCTAAAGGCAATCTGAAGGAGATCCGCCATCACATCCGCGAGGCCTTGCAGGCATTTGAAGAGAAGAAGGTTTCCCTTTCCAGACAGCAAGGCAAGAACGCTCGAATTCCAACGGGCCTCAAGCCCTCAGAGGTGACGTCGGAACTTTTGTCGGAAAAAAGGCATTTGGCGATGATTCTCGCCAATCTCGATGAAGGTATCCTCGAATTAAGCAGTAAAGGAAAAATTGTTGCTGCCAATAGGGCGGCACTCAATATTCTTGACCGCCAGGAAGAACAGCTTGTTGGCTTGTCCATTGCCGGGGCGATAGATTGGGGCCACCTCCAGGCGCATATTCAACAATGGAGTGAGCAGCAACTGATAGGCCGGGGAATGGGCGGATTTGAGATTCTAGAAGAATCGCCGCTATTGCTGGATGATAGGGTAATAGTTGGTTCGCTCATTCCGGTCATCGAGGCCGACAGTGTCTTTGGCCTCTGTATTCTCCGCGATATTACCCGACAGTATCAAGCAGAGCGGCACAACAAGGAACTGGATGCGGCAATAAAGCTTGTTAAAAAAATGGATGCGATGAGTTGTATGGCTGGGGGGGTTGCCCATGATTTCAATAATTTATTGACGGTCATCTGCGGCAATCTCGACATTATCTCCCATTACGGAGAAAGGCAGAATGAAATTGAGCGCAAAAAACTCATCGATCAGGCGCGGAAGGCGGCACTCGTCGCGGTTGATCTGACCCGGCAAATATCCTGCTTTTCCAATCTTGGTATTGTAAGTCGCCAGTATATCGGTATCCGACAACTCATTCTGGCCGGGGTACTCAATTTTCTTGAGGATGAAACTCTGGATTACTCATTGCGGATGGAAGGTGAAGATTGTTTGGTCAGTGTCGATCCGGATGAAATCGGCCAGGCAATTGCCAATGTTTTAAAAAATGCCCGTGAAGCCAGTGAAGATGGGAAGGTTGAGATAGTAATAAGCAGAAGCACCTTCACTGCTCCGAAGCTGATGTCCGGACAATATGTCTCGGCTGGAACCTATGCCAGAGTGGAATTTCGCGATTGTGGTAAAGGAATAGACCGGGAGCAACTCCTGAAGGTCTTTGATCCCTATTATTCAACGAAGGAGAGAGGGGCCTTAAAGGGAATGGGCCTTGGCCTGACCGTGGTATATGCAACCCTCCGCAATCATGGTGGCCACGTTGTTGTCCACTCTGAGCCGGGAGTTGGCACCACGGTGTCTTTTTATTTGCCAGTGTTCCAGAACCGGGGAGAACAGGGAGGCTCAAGCAATCGTAGAGTCGGAGAGAGGCACATTCTACTCATTGAGCCGGACGAGCAGATGCACGAGGTTGGCAGGATAATGCTCGAGCATTTGGGCTATACGGTAGCCAAGGCATCGAACCGAGCCGATGCTCTCCGGGAGTTGCAGCGATATGCTGGCGACCCGAAACTGCCGAGACCGCTGGTCATTCTCGATTTGTCGGACGCCAACGGTGAATCAGCGATTGAGACCTGTCGTCTTCTGCGTGAGATTGACAGCGATCTTCAGGTCATCGCCATGAGCGGCACCATCCTTGAACCGGTGATGATCGATTGCCGCAAGTACGGCTTTGTAAATACCCTGGCCAAGCCCTATACCATGGACAGTCTTAAACATGTCACTGGAATGATTTTCAATATCTGA